In Bombus huntii isolate Logan2020A chromosome 3, iyBomHunt1.1, whole genome shotgun sequence, a single genomic region encodes these proteins:
- the LOC126863730 gene encoding LIM/homeobox protein Lhx9-like, with product MLKEVGCGSSTPPPGDGAISNRQIGTGENNNTDGGLGCGGCGREIAERWYLKAADRAWHCGCLRCCHCRVPLAAELTCFARDGNIYCKEDYYRLFAVSRCSRCRAGIFATELVMRARDLVYHVACFTCASCGTPLNKGDHFGQRDGLVYCRPHYELLCCAGDYGSAASNIEDIGSPGVSPLPAYYSAAEQSPITSSGTVQKGRPRKRKLSEVTGSELPVTMRLAAGALELLHPTELSSSMESLAAYEASVGSPGPVHQSQRTKRMRTSFKHHQLRTMKNYFAINQNPDAKDLKQLAQKTGLSKRVLQVWFQNARAKWRRNMMRQEGNTTTSNVGCPGTPVPSNTAGSPNVGPAASILGDSNSMPSTSMEELHALHHLHSGVSSQVSFSDLY from the exons ATGCTGAAGGAAGTGGGCTGTGGGAGCAGCACACCCCCGCCAGGGGATGGTGCCATCAGCAATCGGCAGATCGGTACCGGTGAGAACAACAACACCGATGGTGGCCTCGGTTGCGGGGGTTGCGGCAGGGAGATAGCCGAACGATGGTACCTAAAGGCTGCGGATCGCGCGTGGCATTGCGGCTGCCTTCGTTGCTGCCATTGCCGTGTGCCTCTCGCCGCCGAGTTGACGTGCTTCGCCAGGGACGGCAACATCTACTGCAAAGAGGATTATTATAG GTTGTTCGCCGTTTCGAGATGTTCGCGATGTCGGGCGGGCATCTTCGCGACGGAGCTGGTGATGCGCGCGAGGGACTTGGTCTACCACGTGGCCTGTTTTACATGCGCCTCGTGCGGCACCCCGCTGAACAAGGGCGATCATTTCGGGCAGAGGGATGGCCTGGTCTACTGTAG ACCTCACTACGAGTTGCTGTGCTGCGCGGGGGATTACGGGAGCGCAGCCAGCAATATCGAGGACATCGGCTCGCCGGGAGTGTCGCCGCTTCCGGCTTATTACAGCGCCGCGGAGCAGAGCCCGATCACCTCATCCGGTACCGTGCAGAAAGGTCGCCCCAGAAAGAGGAAGTTGTCGGAAGTCACCGGATCCGAGTTACCTGTCACGATGAGGCTGGCCGCTGGAGCCCTTG AGCTGCTTCACCCAACCGAACTGTCCTCGTCCATGGAATCTTTGGCGGCGTACGAAGCGTCTGTCGGTTCTCCCGGGCCGGTGCATCAGAGCCAGCGAACGAAGCGGATGAGAACGAGCTTCAAGCACCATCAGTTGCGGACGATGAAGAATTATTTTGCTATAAATCAGAACCCCGACGCGAAGGACCTCAAGCAACTGGCGCAGAAGACGGGGCTCTCGAAGAGGGTGCTTCAG GTTTGGTTCCAAAATGCCCGCGCGAAATGGCGACGGAACATGATGAGGCAGGAGGGCAACACGACGACGAGCAACGTGGGGTGTCCAGGTACGCCTGTGCCGTCGAACACGGCCGGCTCGCCGAACGTAGGACCGGCAGCCAGCATCCtaggggacagcaacagcatGCCGTCGACCTCGATGGAGGAGCTCCACGCTCTTCATCACCTACATTCCGGCGTTTCCTCTCAGGTCTCGTTCTCCGATCTTTACTGA